ACCCTTTGGGTGGCGTGTCGCCCCGACCGACGTGCCCGGCATCATAATTCCAACACCGTTACCACGCCCCGACACATATCGGGCGGCGATCCGCGCAAAATTCGCTGCCGATCCGCGCCTGTTCTCCCAGATATGCGCCGTAGCAGGCCACTATGCGCGCGATTCGGGCTGCTTCCGCGCTGGAAGGTCTTTTTGCGCGACTCATGTTCAGTGGTGGCATATCGCAGGGTTGCCATAGCCGTGGATCTTTTATGGTAGAATGGCTTCTGGTTCGCCGTGCCCGCGGGCCGTGTGGAGGGTGGGGGGCCACGCCGCCCCTCGCTTATATGTTTATTCGTGGGCCGACAGGCCGGGGCAAGTGCCCTCTGAGCCGGGGCGTTCCCCAGATGTCGCCTTTTCTGATACAGAATCGTATGCGCTGGTTCCTCAACAGGCTTCTTGATTCTGCACTAGGATAACGCATGATTCCGCGAGAGCTATACCGGCTGCTTCAGTGTCCAACCTGTGGCAGCCGGAATTTATATGTCACGCGCGCGGCAGTGCAGTGCGCCGACTGTCACACCGACTACCCGCAGCACGACGGGTACATCGATCTGATGCCGCGCGCCACGAGCTTCGATTACGTATCGAAATATGTGGCCGAAGAAGAGCACATGGCCGAGGAGCTGGACTACCGCGATATTGCCCCGGCGCTGCTGGCTGCGGGCGTGCGACAGCGCGTGCTGCGGCGCATGCTCCGGCTCACACCCCAGGATCGCGTGCTTGACAACGGCTGCGGCAACGGGCGCTTCGCCGTCTGGAACGCCGACGCAGCGGGGCTGATGGTCGGCTCCGATCCGGCGACGCTCTACGCGGACGCGGCGATCCAGTCGATCGCGCTGGCGCAGGCCGACTCGCGCAAGCTGCCCTTTGTGGACGGCAGCTTCGACAAGGTGCTGTCGGTGGATGTGCTGGAGCATTTTCCGCTCGACGTGATCGATGCGTATCTGGCAGAGAGCGCGCGGGTGCTGCGGCCCGGCGGGCGCTTCGCGGCGTTCTCGAATACCAGGGAGCTTTCGCGCGTGCAGCCGCTGATCAACCTCTCGCGGCGGCTTGGGCAGTGGTTCGTCCGGCGGGGCGTCTACGACTTCGAGCGCGAGGCGCGGCGCAAATCGGATCATGTCAAGGCGCTGCGGACATTCGAGGAAGTCGAGGCGGCGCTGGAGCGGGCTGGTATGCGGGTGGTCGAGGTGCGCTTCTGGAATACGGTGATCACCAGCTTCGTCGAGCACGTGCTGATGAAGCTGGGCGAGGTGCTGATCGCGCGCGACCGGGCCAGGCGCGACGGCGCTGCGGTGCCGCTCACACAGC
The window above is part of the Herpetosiphonaceae bacterium genome. Proteins encoded here:
- a CDS encoding class I SAM-dependent methyltransferase, translated to MIPRELYRLLQCPTCGSRNLYVTRAAVQCADCHTDYPQHDGYIDLMPRATSFDYVSKYVAEEEHMAEELDYRDIAPALLAAGVRQRVLRRMLRLTPQDRVLDNGCGNGRFAVWNADAAGLMVGSDPATLYADAAIQSIALAQADSRKLPFVDGSFDKVLSVDVLEHFPLDVIDAYLAESARVLRPGGRFAAFSNTRELSRVQPLINLSRRLGQWFVRRGVYDFEREARRKSDHVKALRTFEEVEAALERAGMRVVEVRFWNTVITSFVEHVLMKLGEVLIARDRARRDGAAVPLTQPSAPVETSDGTQREIVARRRIRHQLTPRSPVYWALYALTLLMELDVRLLGRLRTGPYFVLAEKVASGQPMREQTAREVTERAS